The following are encoded together in the Streptomyces rapamycinicus NRRL 5491 genome:
- a CDS encoding dihydrofolate reductase family protein, producing MTRIIADISVSLDGFVTGPGPGPDSGLGAGGEALHTWAFSDDPDDRRVLREATVRSGAVVLGRRLFDVVDGPGGWDDTIGYGAGEVGKPAFVVVTSSPPESVRLTDLDWTFVTTGLPDAVAAARERAEAASSDSGKDLDVILMGGGATVGSAIGAGLVDVVSLHLAPVVLGAGTPLFTGGAQRTLVQRSVTPTTTATHLTYDVL from the coding sequence ATGACTCGAATCATCGCTGACATCTCGGTCTCCCTCGACGGCTTCGTCACCGGGCCCGGCCCCGGCCCGGACAGCGGCCTGGGCGCCGGCGGCGAGGCCCTGCACACCTGGGCGTTCTCCGACGACCCCGACGACCGCCGGGTCCTGCGCGAGGCGACCGTCCGCTCGGGCGCCGTCGTCCTCGGCCGCCGGCTCTTCGACGTGGTCGACGGGCCGGGCGGCTGGGACGACACGATCGGCTACGGCGCCGGCGAGGTGGGCAAGCCCGCATTCGTCGTGGTGACGAGCTCGCCACCGGAGTCGGTGCGGCTCACCGACCTCGACTGGACGTTCGTCACCACCGGTCTGCCCGACGCCGTCGCCGCCGCGCGCGAGCGCGCCGAGGCGGCGTCGTCGGACAGCGGCAAGGATCTCGACGTCATCCTCATGGGCGGCGGCGCCACGGTCGGCTCGGCGATCGGGGCCGGGCTGGTCGACGTGGTGTCGCTGCACCTCGCGCCCGTCGTACTGGGCGCCGGAACGCCACTGTTCACCGGCGGAGCGCAGCGCACACTGGTCCAGCGGAGCGTGACCCCGACAACGACCGCGACACACCTGACCTACGACGTCCTCTGA
- a CDS encoding alginate lyase family protein — MARTRTALLSVLALLAGLLSLQLGGPAARATAAPAAFTHPGVLVSRAQLDYARSKVQAGQQPWKAAYDDMLGSSYASLSRTPQPRAVVECGSSSNPNHGCTEERQDAIAAYTDALAWYFTRDSRYAKKSIEIMDAWSSTITDHTNSNAPLQSGWSGATWPRAAEIIKYTYDGGWPGAGRFATMLRDVYLPEVINGAATKNGNWELVMTEAAIGIAVFLDDRSAYDKAVSTYLDRVPAYVYLTSDGDLPKPPADSSIDTEAEIVKYWQDQSTFADGLAQETCRDFGHTGWGIASIADIAETSRIQGQDLYPKIQDRLRYALGFHTAYENGTAVPSWLCGGSVKKGLDQVTEVGFNALHNRLGISMSNTQKYTEAHRPSGTDNYFNAWTTLTHADNPS; from the coding sequence ATGGCACGAACCAGAACCGCGTTACTCAGTGTCCTCGCCCTGCTGGCCGGTCTGCTGAGCCTTCAGCTCGGCGGACCGGCCGCACGGGCCACGGCCGCGCCGGCCGCCTTCACCCACCCCGGGGTGCTGGTGAGCCGGGCCCAACTCGACTACGCCCGCTCGAAGGTGCAGGCCGGCCAGCAGCCCTGGAAGGCCGCATACGACGACATGCTGGGCAGCTCCTACGCCTCGCTGTCACGCACCCCCCAACCGCGCGCCGTCGTGGAGTGCGGCTCGTCGTCCAACCCCAACCACGGGTGCACCGAGGAGCGCCAGGACGCCATCGCGGCGTACACCGACGCGCTCGCCTGGTACTTCACCCGGGACAGCAGATACGCCAAGAAGTCGATCGAGATCATGGACGCCTGGTCCTCCACGATCACTGATCACACCAACAGCAACGCCCCGCTCCAGTCCGGCTGGTCCGGCGCCACCTGGCCGCGCGCGGCCGAGATCATCAAGTACACCTACGACGGCGGCTGGCCGGGCGCCGGACGCTTCGCCACCATGCTGCGGGACGTGTACCTCCCCGAGGTGATCAACGGCGCCGCCACCAAGAACGGCAACTGGGAACTGGTGATGACCGAGGCGGCCATCGGCATCGCGGTCTTCCTCGATGACCGCTCCGCCTACGACAAGGCGGTCAGCACCTACCTCGACCGCGTCCCGGCGTACGTATATCTGACCAGCGACGGCGACCTGCCCAAGCCGCCCGCGGACAGCAGCATCGACACCGAGGCCGAGATCGTCAAGTACTGGCAGGACCAGAGCACCTTCGCCGACGGCCTCGCCCAGGAGACCTGCCGCGACTTCGGGCACACCGGCTGGGGCATCGCCTCCATCGCCGACATCGCGGAGACCAGCCGCATCCAGGGCCAGGACCTCTACCCGAAGATCCAGGACCGGCTGCGCTACGCACTGGGCTTCCACACCGCCTACGAGAACGGCACCGCCGTGCCCTCCTGGCTGTGCGGCGGCTCCGTCAAGAAGGGCCTGGACCAGGTCACCGAGGTCGGCTTCAACGCCCTCCACAACCGCCTCGGCATCAGCATGTCCAACACCCAGAAGTACACCGAGGCCCACCGCCCGTCCGGCACGGACAACTACTTCAACGCCTGGACGACCCTCACCCACGCGGACAACCCGTCCTGA
- a CDS encoding TetR/AcrR family transcriptional regulator, with the protein MEEQADRRRTDTRRRVRAIALELFTEQGYELTSLTQVARQAGVTRQAVLHHFANKEELLTSSYEELLPALDVVIESARADPPSAATRMRAVERFGALVRGEHGASLVCAQLNEHALRGLPAARTLQLRLDDLIRALATGEGPEGTMRGRLALSAVIMAAARGRELGGRQAERHKAALAVARSLIGSESA; encoded by the coding sequence ATGGAAGAGCAAGCCGATCGAAGGCGCACCGACACGCGTCGACGCGTACGGGCCATCGCGCTGGAGCTGTTCACCGAACAGGGCTATGAGCTGACCTCGTTGACCCAGGTCGCCAGGCAGGCGGGCGTCACCAGGCAGGCGGTCCTGCACCACTTCGCGAACAAGGAGGAACTGCTCACCAGCTCCTACGAAGAACTGCTCCCGGCGCTCGACGTCGTCATCGAGTCCGCGCGCGCCGATCCGCCTTCCGCCGCGACCCGCATGCGAGCCGTCGAGCGGTTCGGCGCCCTGGTCCGCGGCGAACACGGCGCCTCACTGGTGTGCGCCCAGCTCAACGAGCACGCCCTGCGGGGACTGCCCGCCGCGCGCACACTCCAACTGCGGCTCGACGACCTGATCCGCGCGCTGGCCACCGGCGAAGGGCCCGAGGGCACGATGCGCGGGCGGCTGGCCCTGTCCGCCGTGATCATGGCCGCGGCACGCGGACGCGAACTGGGCGGCCGACAGGCGGAGCGCCACAAGGCGGCGCTCGCGGTGGCCCGCTCACTGATCGGATCCGAGAGCGCGTGA